The Callithrix jacchus isolate 240 chromosome X, calJac240_pri, whole genome shotgun sequence genome contains a region encoding:
- the LOC144580998 gene encoding uncharacterized protein LOC144580998, with protein sequence MSTRDQYSNITHNVHGEKIKNAEAEPNNVFSTIPPALINIGAAGVSSMSTRDQYAAVTHSVREEKRSNSQPVPDNVLSTAPPGLGNMAAAGISSRRTRDLCMSAS encoded by the exons atgagcaccagggatcagt ATTCTAACATCACTCACAACGTCCATGGGGAGAAGATTAAAAACGCTGAAGCAGAACCCAATAATGTCTTCTCAACTATTCccccagcacttattaatatAGGAGCAGCTGGTgtttcatccatgagtaccagggatcagt atgctgcagtcacgcACAGCGTCCGTGAAGAGAAGAGAAGTAACAGCCAACCGGTACCtgataacgtcttgtcaactgctccaccagggcttggtaatatggcagcagctggaatttcatccaggaggaccagagatctgtgtatgtctgcttcttag
- the LOC144580997 gene encoding uncharacterized protein LOC144580997: MITRDQYSTITHNVHEEKIKNAEAEPNNVFSTIPPALINMGAAGVSSMGTRDQYAAVTHSVREEKRSNSQPVPDNVLSTAPPGLGNMAAAGISSRRTRDLYAVVNLNVHEERMENGKSATA; the protein is encoded by the exons atgatcaccagggatcagt attctaccatcactcacaacGTCCAtgaggagaagattaaaaatgctgaAGCAGAACCCAATAATGTCTTCTCAACTATTCccccagcacttattaatatggGAGCAGCTGGTGTTTCATCCATGggtaccagggatcagt atgctgcagtcacgcACAGCGTCCGTGAAGAGAAGAGAAGTAACAGCCAACCGGTACCtgataacgtcttgtcaactgctccaccagggcttggtaatatggcagcagctggaatttcatccaggaggaccagagatctgt atgctgtAGTCAATCTCAATGTCCATGAGGAGAGGATGGAAAATGGCAAATCTGCAACCGCATAA
- the LOC144580996 gene encoding uncharacterized protein LOC144580996: protein MENNQPTPNNVLSTVLQGLPYLATAGLPAISTRDQYSTITHNVHEEKIKNAQTAPNNVFSAIPPARINMAAAGVSSMSTRDQYAAVTHNVREAKINNGQLAPDNVLSTAPPGLGNLAAAGISSTRTRDLYATVTQNVCKEKMENNESTPNNVLSTVLQGLPYLATAGLPAMSTRDQYSAITHNVREEKIKNAQTAPNNVFSVIPPARINMAAAGVSSMSTRDQYAAVTHNVHEAKINNVQRALDTILSTAPPGLGNMAAAGISSTRTRDAAVTHNIREAKINNIQLAHDNVLSAAPPGLGNMVAAGNSSMKTTGATVTQNVCKEKTENKQPTPSNVLSTVLQGLPYLATAGLPAMSARDQYATITHSVHEAKIKNAEGAPNKVFPTVSPTHINMAAASVSSMSTRDQYAAVTHNVRKEKINNGQPATDNILSTAPPGLGNMAAAGISSTRTRDLCMSAS from the exons atggaaaacaaccaaccaacacctaataacgtcttgtcaactgttctgCAAGGACTTCCatatttggcaacagctggtctcccagccataagcaccagggatcagt attctaccatcactcacaatgtccatgaggagaagattaaaaatgcccaaaCGGCACCCAATAATGTCTTCTCAGCTATTCCACCAGCAcgtattaatatggcagcagcgggtgtttcatccatgagtaccagggatcagt atgctgcggtCACTCACAACGTCCGTGAAGCGAAGATAAATAATGGTCAACTAGCACCtgataacgtcttgtcaactgctccaccagggcttggtaatttggcagcagctggaatttcatccacgaggaccagagatctat atgctaccgtcactcaaaatgtctgcaaagagaagatggaaaataacgAATCAACACCtaataacgtcttgtcaactgttctgCAAGGACTTCCatatttggcaacagctggtctcccagccatgagcaccagggatcagt attctgccatcactcacaatgtccgtgaggagaagattaaaaatgcacaaacagCACCCAATAATGTTTTCTCAGTTATTCCACCAGCAcgtattaatatggcagcagcaggtgtttcatccatgagtaccagggatcagt atgctgcagttaCTCACAATGTCCATGAAGCGAAGATAAATAACGTCCAACGAGCACTTGACACCATCctgtcaactgctccaccagggcttggtaatatggcagcagctggaatttcatccacgaggaccagag atgctgcagtcactcacaatatccgtgaagcaaagataaataacatCCAACTAGCACATGACAATGTGTTGtcagctgctccaccaggtcttggtaatatgGTAGCAGCCGGAAATTCATCCATGAAAACCACAG GTGCAACCGTCACTCAAAATGTCTGCAAAGAAAAGACGGAAAATAAGCAACCAACACCTagtaacgtcttgtcaactgttctccaaggacttccttatttggcaacagctggtctcccagccatgagcgccagggatcagt atgctaccatcactcacaGTGTCCatgaggcaaaaataaaaaatgctgaagGAGCACCCAATAAAGTCTTCCCAACTGTTTCACCTACAcatattaatatggcagcagcgagtgtttcatccatgagtaccagggatcagt atgctgcagtcactcacaatgtccGTAAAGAGAAGATAAATAATGGCCAACCAGCAACTGATAACAtcttgtcaactgctccaccaggtcttggtaatatggcagcagctggaatttcatccacgaggaccagagatctgtgtatgtctgcttcttag